In Mangifera indica cultivar Alphonso chromosome 14, CATAS_Mindica_2.1, whole genome shotgun sequence, the DNA window aatttaaattcttcatgtattatgtaatttcaaaataccccctatttttttaatatttttttacctcctataattatctaacattgtATTTACcatccttgtatgttgtctcatatcaaaatacatctatctattcctaaaatttcatttataatgttcttacaatgtttaatatcaaaatacccttcatatttttataacatttcgtttgacccctcataattatctaatacttttttaacacccttgtatgttgtcttatatcaaaatatatctatttattcttaacatgttatataaatccttcatatattgtataatatcaaaatacctctcatacttctctaatattatttaacccttatattattatctaatattccaataccccctttacatgacatataaactagatttaacaaataaaattaagtttttaggttaaaattagtataaatatatttttttcacgaATAACCtttttttgatttgaattcagaaatttaaactttttttattcaaacgaacttgtattaattgatattgagtaaaaataaaagtgaaagtgagtgtttgagtgagaTGAGAAGTGTGTATAATAAGAGTAAGAAAGAGgatttatatagatgtgatgaagggtaattttgatattttaaaaaaaatttagagtatttttgtttaaaaataggaaaattggatatttttgcttataaataggaaaaattgacatttttgcTGAAAGGATGGGTAATTTGgccttttaataattttcctttattaattCATAGTTGAGAGTAGAAGAAGGAAAGAGATCGAGAGAGGATCCAGCCTCACCCATTTCCAACCAATCAAAACTCTTCTCTGTATTTCTCTTGATGACTGCTCTTTCATATCCACTCTTTACATGTGCTATCCCTCCTATCACCTCAGTTTCCAATCCCATTATTTCTCTCCCTCTATTCATGCACTAAAGCCTGCCATTTCAACCCTTCATCTTCCCCAGTTCTTTCACTTTCACTCCAAATGGCCACCAATTCCCTCCACTCTCTCCTTCTCAACCGCCACCACAACCACCTTAACCACCACCTTCCCGACTCCCCCACCAGCTCCACCGCCTCCATCTTCCTCAAACCCTCTTCCACCACCACCTCCCTCTCCTCCTCCACTACCTTACCAACCACCTCAAGTTTTTCCCTTTCCCCCCCAACTTCCTCTTCCTACACGTCTCCCACCTCCTCCTCTCAACCCATTTCCTTCGGCCTCCTCGAGCTCGAGCAACTTCTCTCCGCCCAAAACTTCCGCCAAGCCGACGAGGAAACCCGCCGCCTCCTCATCGTCCTGGCCGGAGAATCCGCCCAGAAAAGAGGCTACGTCTTCTTCTCAGAAGTCCAGTTCATTTCACCGGCAGACCTCAAAGCCATTGACGACCTCTGGCGACAATACAGCTACAACAAGTTCGGCTACTCCGTTCAGAAAAAGATATGGCAAAAGGTAAACAAAGACTTCACGAGATTCTTCCTAAAAGTTGGGTGGATGAAGAAGCTCGACACAGAAGTTGAGCAATACAATTACAGGGCGTTTCCGAACGAGTTCACGTGGGAACTGACGAAGGAGACGCCTGAAGGGCATTTGCCACTAACGAATGCGTTGAGAGGGACCCAGTTGCTGAACAGTATTCTGAGCCATCCAGCGTTTGAaggagttgaagaagaagaagtaaatAATGGCAATTCTGATGGGGAGAAAATTAGTGAAAATAAAAACGGGACGGTCAAAGATGGGTCAAAGGTTATTGGGCAGGCTGTTTTTAAACCAGATTATAGCTTTTGAGACTCAGAGATGATGGGAATCTGGTTGTGAATGttagaattaataatatttcttcaatACAAAGACAGAAAATAGAGGAATTGAgtgcttttttttattttttaaataattggaATTTGAAAATGGAGATTGTGGACTTTGTGATATTGTCTATAAATTCATTGACTGCAtactttattgtttttgttgtttgcCTCTTTAACCCTTTTGATGGGtacaatgaaattatttattgtatattaaaaattattactaaaatgatataaaattaataggGAAATTTTCTGGGTATAGGAAATGACAATTTTGGGTCTTCATTACGAGTTTTCAAAACAAGCAAAGGTTAAAAAGTCCTTGCAAGATGAAGATAAATATCTCTTTTTTGGATAAATCAAGGGggttgcaaaacccaaaaaaaaaagatcaagcATGAGTTAAGTCTCTCCTAAAATCACATTTGAGAATCTATAGAAGCTCATAAGGaatcccaaaaaaaatataaaaatggtaTTTACGGAAGTAAGACTCATTTTTGCATTCCAATCGATTGCAAAATCTGCTTTTTGGATAGACTGAAGAATGCATATGTTTCAGCTTAATAAAAACATGCTTCGCACGTTAGTATTAAGATTGACATTATGAGTTTGAATGGAATCTTTGCTAAGAATGATGTTAATTACATCCTTGTAGTTAAATACTATCTATAGACTAGATATATGACGAGTCTAAGCAAACTTGAGTTCATGATAAATGACCTACAACTCCATGATTAGGGGCATGCAAAATTCTAGCAGCACCAGAAAGTCACCCCTGAATTTATCTCTATTCTCTCTATTTGGTGCACTTACAAAAGCACAACTTGTAATTACATTAACATAAGCATTCGCATTAAGTTTGTACCAACCATCGAAtcgcatcaaattaattttctattaataaattttattgattttataaccttgtcaaattaattaattttattaaaaatctttaagtaagtattaataaataattttgatgcTTTCTTCATCAAATTAAAAGAGATAATGAAACCCAAATCGGCTCTCAATGACGTTAGCAAACTAGCTGGACTTTTGAAAAGAGATTAAATGTGAGTGGACCTATAACCATCCACGATAATATTCAATTCTACTTTGAATCCGAGtcattttgtttagtttctTCACTACACATTAAGGTCTGTCAAAAGTTTCATCAagtaaatgaacaaaaaaatgaagTCAACTCACCAGGTTCTTGATGCAACAACCAAGATAATAGGACCTGAAGCGATTTTTACAAAGCCAAGACATAACTATTTCTCTTTTGAGTTCTTCATTTGCAAAGTAAAGTTTGAAGGTTTCAACCCTTCAAACTTGGGCTGTTTGATGGAAATGAGGCTGTTTGGCTGGTAGATGGGTTAGGTGGTTCTGTCAGGGACAAAGCAAGAAAAGGGATCAAGATTTTCTTCATAAAtcttattttgagaaaatttaagtaaattttaaccataaaaaaatgtcaattaCACATTCCTCGTTTTGGCCTTGGAAAAGGATACCAAATTCTCATTTTGGCGCACAAGAAAATATGGTAGGTGCTCATGTTTATGGTGCCAAAGCAAGACAagtcttctttgtttttattgCTAGCTTTCATGTGGCTTGTCATACATTCCCTCTTGTATTCACCAACAAATGTCAAGCAATTTATCCAAATTATACTTGTACCTTTTCACATAAGAAATACGACTAAAGCAATATTACCCCAATTTTAACCatcatatttgaataatattactctaaGGCTAGACTTGATCCAAAGTGAGTCCGAACAAGTAACTGCTTGATATTAGcttgatttaacaaaaaattagttcaaaatcaatttgatatcaacaaattaagactcaaatttaattaaaaaataattttattttaaatttggtatgagtcaatttgaattctaatatttgaatcgaattattttataaaaatgagcTCAAACAACTTTAATTGAATCTAACCACATTTTACTCCATTTGAGTCAACTAAttttaataaggccaaaagacttgttctcacccaaggtttgatgtaaaacTAAACTTCTAcccaccaactttcaaaaattcaaaatgccACTCATGAATCAAATTACGTTAAAACTCTTAGTTAAATAcaaagataaaactgttatttcaataataatattaaaaaaactaaaacttaatCCCCTTTTTTcactttagttttgaaaaataacaatttcccccaaTCTTatagttttaagttttaaaaagctacTTCCCACCTAAACTCTAGGGTTTCAtctcttttaatttcttgtaattgtagccccacccccccccccccccccgcctaaaaaaaaatttttttgaacagATAGTTTTAAATGCACTTAGCATGGGGGGAAGATTCTTGTCACAGGTGGCAAATTTATCTCTCTATATTGTGAAGAAATTTTAGAAGTTTGAACGACAAGGGCATGACTTGTGCATGACATAAGTACAACTTGAATTTCTACCCACAAAGTGCATGGTTGGAACGTTGATCTTCACAGCTAGGCAAAATGATGATGTACACGACTAGAATGTTGATTGAATGTAAGACTAAACGAGTGAGTATCACAACTGGAATGCGATATGCATGACATGATTACAAGATGGAGAATCATAATTAGGACGAAGCAAAAAGTCATGGTTTGAAGATAGTTTGCATGGCTGGGACATGTACAACAACGACACGACTGTGACATGTGTAACAATAGCACGACTAGGACAATTTGATCATCACAACTAGAACATGTGCAATACTGGCATGGCTAGGATGATTTGATCATCATGGCTAGAGCATGTGCAACAACGACATGGTTGGGATGTTTTGATCATCATAACTAGATGATGAAAGGCATGACTGGACTTTTTcttttcgagtaattttttcATAACATTGAACGATTAACACACGACTTGCTCACAGGAAAAgcataactatattttttttctttacgaTTAATTTTGCAAATGTCTCACTTTGTTCCTCTTGTAATGCTTTCATGCATTCCTTAGATATGTTAGCATATTAAACTTAATAGGCTGTTAGGTAGGTGGCTATTGAACCGAGATCGTTGGCACCTTTGTTGCATTCCTATACTAGTAGATATCTCACAATGCTTCTTTAACGCCTTCTGCATAATATTTTCGATCTTTGACACCTTAACCATCCTAGATGCCAAAATTAGTGTCGAGACTGGTGTTGGTGTTAGGGTTGTATAAGTACCAGGGTTGAGGTTGGTGTTGGTGTCGACACATGTGTAAAAGTCTCAAAATGACTCTCCTTTAGAACATTATTTAAATGGTTGGATCTTctcattttccattttctttctaCTAAAATCATTCCAAAGCtcaacaaaataacaataatcatAAAACATGTATAGTACTCACAACAGTTAGGTCATGGAACGGATCAACATTACGTAGGCCACTATACTCATACACCCTAAGTTCGTACAACCACTTATACATTTAGGATCCCAAAACCATGCTCTgatacaaaaaatgtaacaaTTCATCTCCAAATCATACCCTTATGAGTAATTCATTAGGATGATGTGTCACGTATGTAATAACAATTCTTTTATAGACACACACACACTGCagaaaaatagtttaatgaAATACttcaacaatttatttaaaataaaagtaagatCCATAGTTCATGAAAATCATGCTATTAATAATAATGCATAATAGTCCCAAAACAGTTTAACTCAAATGAATAACATAAAATGTCTATGAAGGTGGTCGCATCAACGATGATTGTCGTCCCTTTCATAAGGGGATAGACGTCCCTCGCCCTTGTAACTTCTAAAACCTTGTTGCTTCTAACAATGGTTTGACAATTCGacaatccaaaattaaattaggaCTCCCATAAACTTATTCAATTCACCAAAACCAGTTCAACACACCCATAAACCCAATAATGCAACTCGAAACgaacaaaatctaatttatacatattcttAGTATTCCATCATCATCTTAATCATACTCATATGGATCAATCATATATGCACACGTATATCTTGCAATCACTACAATTCAACTATTCTACAACAGATTATACACAATACTCATAGAACATGATGTtacaaaagaaagaaggaaagaaatgtGCCTACATCTTCTTTGATGGTGCTTAGTCTTTGAGTGACAAGAATTTGGCAGCGTTCTCTACTTCGATGACTCTCCAAGACTCTCAATCCTTATTGCTCTCCCTGTGTAGGTGAAAAAAAAGGGTTAACAATATGTACCCTAATCAAAATGCATGGAGGAGTTTTGTAACCGCTATAAAACACGCCTAAGATAGTCGTCCCCTCAAATGGGACAGACATCCCTCAAGATATTTATCACAAAAATTATGCAAGCACAACTTGAAATTGCCAACTTATAGGGACAAGTGTCCCATAGGTTTGACTTTTGCAttgctttgaaaattcaatacTGTCAAACCTCGCGGAGGATTTGGATCATGCCAAATGACCAACTTACCCTTGAACATAATTGATGTTGCTAcacaaaaatgtaaaaattttctattaatgcACCTCCTTAAGACAAGATTCATAACTTCCAtgttgtttaataaattaatacctGAATATTAGAGCAAAGTTTCTAGAGAAGCCAATACAGAAGAGATTGGGTTGTCTGCCTAACTTCAGAAGCTAATGCTTTAATAATAGGTAATCTTTCATGACAGGAACACCCTAATATTACTAAGCACATGTCTCGAAGTTTACAACCAAAATTATACTAGTTGATATGGAAATAACAGAGAAACTCACTTGGGGTGCATGGTAGAAATTTTGCAAATGTATGCTTCTAATGAGCTTCATCGAAATTTCCATTGCTTGCACATCTGCAAAAGGAAGatacttattttttttgaaCATATGCGTGTCCAGATGCTGACGAATTTCAAGAATATCAAGCAAATTACTGTGGATTTGCCAGCAGTGTTTGGTTCATCTGTCTTTTCTCCAAAATTTGTTCACTAGATTCAGTGAATTCTGTAAAACCCAAGGTCAGTTTCGGAATCTCGGTTATCTgcaaatggtaaaaaaaaaaaaaaacatattcttTACTTCATTATATTCTTCTATCATGGAAACAACTGTAAGATTAACAGGCCATCTATGATGATTTCTTTCATAGATTGAATCCACGACCTATGACAATATTCTATTCGCAACTCATCTAACAACATGTTTCTTCATCTATTAGCCCTATCTTTTTGGTTAAAATCATAGATTTggttttgacaaaaaaaaacatgcatGTTTTTCTATTCGCAACTCATGGATCAGGCACAAAAAAGTAGCAACTAAACTTTAAACACTTTCTAATTAATGATAGATATCACAATAATTagaatatgagtttaaaaatgTTTCAAATCAGAAAATACTAAAAGAATGAATAGATCTAGTTAATACAGAAAGATGATATTT includes these proteins:
- the LOC123195738 gene encoding tetrapyrrole-binding protein, chloroplastic-like, yielding MATNSLHSLLLNRHHNHLNHHLPDSPTSSTASIFLKPSSTTTSLSSSTTLPTTSSFSLSPPTSSSYTSPTSSSQPISFGLLELEQLLSAQNFRQADEETRRLLIVLAGESAQKRGYVFFSEVQFISPADLKAIDDLWRQYSYNKFGYSVQKKIWQKVNKDFTRFFLKVGWMKKLDTEVEQYNYRAFPNEFTWELTKETPEGHLPLTNALRGTQLLNSILSHPAFEGVEEEEVNNGNSDGEKISENKNGTVKDGSKVIGQAVFKPDYSF